GCTGCTGGCGCAAATAACAAACGTGATTTTGCCAAGAATTATCCACCCATTGGGCAGATGGTGGATGTGGGTGGTTATCGCCTGCACTTGTATTGCACAGGCGATTCGCAGCCTGGCGAGCCGGTCGTGATCGTGGAAGCAGGCTCAGGCAGTGTCGGCTTGATGTGGGCGTTGGTACAGGGTGAAGTGGCGAAATCCGCCCGCATCTGTACGTATGATCGTGCCGGGCTTGGCTGGAGCGAACCCAGCCCCAAGCCGCGCACCGCGGATGTCATCACAGATGAATTGCATACCTTGCTTGAAAATGCGGGGATCGAAGGTCCATATATTCTCGTTGGTCATTCACTGGGCGGTATCTTCGTCCGGGAGTATCAGTACAAATATCCCGATGAAGTCGCTGGAATCATCCTAGTCGATTCGGGAGATGGAAAACTGGCAACCTACATGGATGGAACGGCATACATGCAATTGATGTCACAGTTCATTGGAGCCAGTAAAACCTTATCTGATACAGGGTTGATCAAAGTGGTGACGGGCATAAGCGCCTTATTCCCATCTGAGCCGGGGTATCAGACACTGCCAGCAGGCGTCCCGGAGGCCATTCAGGCGATGATGGTCAAAACGACAGAAGCCGGTGCGCTTGAAGTGGCTGCCTTGCCGGTCATTTGGGCAGAAAGCCGCGAGCATCAAACCTCCCTTGACGATCTGCCGCTCACGATCATTGTCCACGGGTATTGCAATAGTTGCAGCAAAGACCCGGCGGAGTTGGCGAAGGAGGAAACAGGTTGGCTCGAAATGCAGAAATATCTTGCTTCCCTTTCGACAAACAGTGAGTTGATAATCGCCAGCCCGCAGACGGGTCACGATGTTCAGGTGGATGAACCCGGCTTGGTTGTAGAGGCAATTCAAAACATGATCGAGGCGGCACGATAATCAGTCCCATCTAAATGCATTTCAGACTTAGCAACCCATATTGGGTGATCTCGCCAATAAATCCAGTTCAGAAAATGACAACAGGGCGCTCAATTTCGAGTCGCCCTGTTGCAATAAACGCTCATTCCCCGGCTTCAGAGCAGGGGAGTAGGGCATGATCGTTTATGAGAGTGAAATCGAATACCCATAGATGAGTATATCTCGTCATAGAGCTAATTATCCTTATTTTTTTGTTTCATCCCATATTTGGTTGTTATGCTGGTTATGTAGTGAAGTAGGAAGGAATTCTTACCTGCATACCGATATGGACCCCGTCGTACATATCCGATTGTGGTTGTGAGATGAAAGCGATGATAATGGTCTACTTTGGAATGCTTGGCTTGAATATCATAACGCCTTGATTTGTGAAGGCGTTATGATATTCGAACAACCACACCTATTGAATCTCAATTATAGTGTGATCTGCCACATCCGGGGCGCCATAACTGACGTCCACCATAAATGAACGACCATCCTCCAGCGCGCCTTCGGCTGTGAACTGGATCAGGGATTGCGCGTTCGATTGACTGGGATGCAGGAGTTCTGTGTAGGTTGCGGCTTCGCCCTTCAGCAGGGACGGTGACTCTGTGAGTTCGCCAATGGTCACAACACCATCCGCCAGGGCGGCTTCGACTTCTGACTGGGCGATAAACCAAACAGGCACAGCCCCCCGCCCCGTCATTTCTGCAATGAGAGGGGCAGGATCGGTTTGCGGACCATTCGCCCAATACTCGATGGATGTGGTAGTGGGCGGAGTACAGGCAAACGCGCCCGGACCGTCATTGTCTGGAAAATGGAAGAACTGGTTCAGGTTGAACTCGGCTGGGATGCAATCCGGGGAGCGATAGAAGACGATGACTGTCCATTCGCCGTTGGAGAATGTCTCATTTTCGCCAATACGGGCATAGAAGGGAACCTCTCCATTCGCCTCGATGCGAACAGGATCTTTTGCTTCAACAGGGGCGGGCGTTTCGGTTTCAATCACAGTCACATTGGTTGGCTGTACCTGGGTGTTATCAGGGACGGAGGAAACGATCTCCCTCGTGTTCAACATCGCGCGCACAGTGAAAAATCCCACAACGAGTAGGGCGATCACGGCTGCAACTTTTATTAAACGACTGGCGTTCATTTTATTAATCTCCTTTGGTTATTTTTAAAAACGTTTTGGATTTCAATCTTGTCTTGGTGGAATATAACTTACTTCATAGGCGCCTCCAAATATCGTTGTTTTGAAAACCTGCTCGAAGTGTAGAGCTTGTGTGTTTTTAAGTGTATTCAGAGCCGTTAATTTAGCATTTATAGGGAACACACAGGCTGATATAATGACCAAACCGACCTGATTTGACATTATTTCCTTTTCATCAACCGCTTTCAAGTCAAGAAAAGGTGCCGAGTGCTCGAAGTTAGATTGTTAGGGCAATTTTCAGTTAACTTGGATGGGGTTCCCATTCAAATAAATTCGCGTCCGGCACAGTCCCTTCTTGCATATTTACTCATCTATGCAGGCAGAGCAGTTCGGCGCGAGAAACTGGCGGGTTTGTTTTGGCCCGATGCCTCCGAAGAAAATGCGCGGAATAATCTCCGCCAGGCTTTGTGGCGGGTTCGTAAAAGCCTGGATGCCAATGGGAACCCTGATTCACCACTGCTATTGGTGGATGACATTACGGTTGCGGTCAACGCTTCTTCCGAATATCGACTGGATGTAATCGAACTTGAAACGCCGATTCATGAAGATACGCCCCTTCCCCGGCTGATCGAGATCGTCTCCTTGTATGAGGGCGAATTGTTGCCGGGGTTTTATGATGATTGGGCGGTTCTCGAACGTGAGAGATTGGGAGCAATATTTGACGCGAGGATGGGGGCGCTGATAAGCCGTCTGGTGGAACTTCAAAACTGGTCGGAAACCATTGAATGGAGCGAGCGCTGGATCGCCCTGGGAGGTGTACCTGAACCTGCCTATCGTGGATTGATGACGGCGCATGCGGCTCGGGGAGATCTAAGCAACATGGCGGCGGCATATCGCCGTTGCGAAGAAGCAATGCGGAATGAACTGGGTTTGGCGCCGTCGGAATCCACGCAATCCCTTTATGAAGAATTGAAGGCGGGAGGAGTGGCAAACAGCAATTTGATGAATCACGAAACAATTCAAATCGCTTCGCCGTTAACAGACGAGAGCCCCGCGCCCGGCGCGCCGCCTTACATGGGTTTGCAGCATTACAATGAAGTTGACGCAGACAATTTCTTTGGTCGCGAGACATTGGTCAATCTGATTTACAGCCACATAGCGGAGGGACATTCCTTCGTTGCGATTGTGGGCGCCTCCGGAAGCGGAAAATCATCACTCGTCCGGGCAGGCTTGATCCCAGCTCTTAATTCGCAGGGTTTCAAGAAAAACCTTGACAGCAAGCATGATTGGAAAATCGTGCTTGTCAGCCCGACCATGCATCCGCTTGAGGCTCTGACAATGGGACTCAATCAACATCTACAAACGGAGATTCGATCTGTCGATCTCAAGAAGAAGGATGCCCATAATCTTCGCAGGCATTTGTCCGGGATGAGGCAGGACGGGGAAAAGATGCCTTCCCAGAGCTCAGATGGACAGGGCGTTTCCAAGCTTTTAATAGTAATTGATCAATTTGAGGAACTCTTTACATTATGCGCAGATGAACCTGAACAGCGGGAATTTATTGACGTGTTGATGTCCATTGCGGATGCCGAGCTTGAAGAACATGTCCATGTGGTCATCACTTTACGGGCGGATTTCTACTCGTACTGCGCGCAGTATCCGAACCTTCGTGAGGCATTGACCCGCGCCCAGATATACATTGGACCAATGAGTGCGGAGGAGGTCCGCCGGGTAATTGAAGAACCGGCTCGTCATGGCGGTTGGGATTTCGAGCCAGGTCTGGTGGAGTTGATCCTGCGTGACGTGATCCGGGAACCCGGCATGTTGCCCCTGCTTTCACATGCCCTGCTGGAAACCTGGCGCAGGCGGCAAGGACGAACGCTCACCTTGCAGGGATATGTTAAGTCCGGAGGCGTGCGCAGCGCAATTGCAAGGACAGCAGAGACCGTCTTTAACCTCCAACTTTCATCTGAACAACAACAGATCGCCAAAAACATCCTTTTGAGGCTTACCAATTTGGGAGAAGGGGTCGAGGGAACCCGCAGGCGAGTGATGTTGGCAGAACTCCTTCCTGCCGCGCGTGAAGCGTCCGCTGTCCAGTCTGTTTTGAAGATTCTGGTCGTCGCACGCCTGATCACCGTCGACGAAGATTCGGTGGAAGTCGCGCATGAGGCGTTGATCACGGAATGGCCTACGCTCCACAACTGGCTGGTTGAAGATCGTGAAGAGCTCAGGCTGCATCGTTGTCTCACCGAAGCCGCGCAGGTATGGTTGGAGTCGGAGCGTGATCCGAGTGAGCTTTATCAAGGCACCCGATTAAGTCAGGCGGTCGAGTGGGGTGAAAAGTACGCATCAGATCTGAGCGTATTGGAGCAGGAATTCCTGTCGGCTTCAAGGGAACAGGCCGAACAATTGGAGTCCGAGCGAAAGGCCCAACAGGAACGCGAATTACATGCCGCCCGTGAACTGGCGAAAGCCCAGCAGGAGCGAGCGGATACCGAAAAGCAACTATCTGAAAGTCAGACCCGCGCTTTGGCGCAATTGCGCCGACGCGCCATCTACCTCACGGCTGCGCTATTCTTTGCGCTTGGCATGGCGGGCATTGCCTTGTTTCTGGGGGAGCGGGTGCGCCAGATTGCGCTGACAGCCCAAGTCAATGCTGAAAGAGCGGAGGACGAACGCCAGATTGCTTTTTCCCGTGAACTGGCCGCCGCATCGGTCTCTAACCTGGAACTGGATCCTGAACTCAGCATTTTACTCGCTCTGGCTGCAGTATCCGAGGCGCGATCAGCTGGCTTATCCGTCCCGCGAGAGGCGGAAGAAGCATTGCATAGATCGGTATTGGCGTCGCGATTGCGGATGAACCTGCCGGGAGGTTATGGGGTAGATTTCGATCCGAGCGGGTCCTTGATCGTATCCAGCGGACCGAACAGTTCTGCGGTCATCCGGGAATTTCCATCCGGGCAGGAGAGACTCGCTTTGCAGGGGCATTCCGGTGATCTTTATGGTGTGGGTGTAGGTTTCAGCCCGGACGGTAAAAGAATCGTCATCTCCAGTGCGGATGGAACAGCCAAAGTTTGGGATGTTTCCACGGGGAATGAGGTTTTATTTCTTCAAGGTCATACAGCATCGGTCAACGCCAGCATATTTAATCCGAACGGAACCCGGATTGCAACAACATCCAGTGATGGAACAGTGCGGGTTTGGGACGCGAAAACTGGTGATGAATTGCTTAAACTGATGCTTTCCGCACCTTCAGGTATCGCTTTTGACTCCATGGGTAAATATCTTGCAATTGCCAATGACTTGGAATCCGATGGCTCCGTGACGATCTGGGATATCACATCTGGAGAAAATATACTGATATTGCCCGGTCATCCTCGTGGCTCGCTGGCTGTGGTTTACAGCATGGGTGGAAGGCATGTCATTACTGCCGGACGGGACGCAAAGATTCGAGTATGGGATCTGGAAGACGGGAAAGAGATAACTGTATTGGATGAAACCATCCCGATTTATTCATTGGCGATCAGCCCGAACGGCAGGCACATTGCGGCTGGCGGCATTGATGGGATTGTCAAGATTTGGGATTTGGAATCTTCCGTTTTACTGTTCGAACTGACCGGACATACCGACATTGTCAGTTCTCTGACATTCAGCCCTGATGCAAGGTATCTGGCATCCAGCAGTGTGGATGGCTCCACCAGGGTATGGGATGTATCGGCAAAAGGGATGACCGAATGGCTGACTCTTTCGGGACATACCGAGGTCGTTTACAGCCTGGACTATAGCCCCGATGGTCGAAAAATCGCCACGTCCAGTTGGGACGAAACCGCCGTTATTTGGGACGCATTCACCGGGAATAGATTGTCTGCCTTACAGGATTTTGCAGCGGAAGTGGGGCGCATCACATTCAATGATGATGGATCGAGGATCGCTACAGCGGATTACAGTGGGGTACTAAAACTTTGGGATGCGGATACAGGGGAATTGGTTTGGTCTGTTATAGCACATGGTGCCGGTGATATTGACGTCATGTTCAGTCCCGATGGAAACTTTATTGCCACCGGCGGTGCTGATGGAGTTGCCAAATTATGGGATGGTGAGACGGGTGAATTGACGCGATTGTTTACCGGCCATACCGATGTCATTCATCGAATCTCATTCAATTCAGATGGAAGCCTGCTGGCTACGGCGAGTTGGGACGATACGGCAAGAATCTGGCGAGCAGCCTCGGGCGAACTGCTTTATACATTATCGGCAGGCGCCGGAGATGTAAAAAACGCTGACTTCAACCCGGACGGGAAATTATTGGTCACAGCACATGAGGACGGGATTGCAAGAATTTGGGATGTTTCCATGGTCGGCGCAGTGATTCCAAACGAGCCATATATAGTCCAAACGCTAGTTGGACACAATTCAACAGTTTGGGATGCATCCTTTAGCCCGGATGGTGAACAACTGGCAACCATCAGTTTTGATGGCACTGTCAGATTTTGGGATGCAGGATCCGCAGATGAATTGTTGGTGTGGTCCGGCAATAACAATGGACCCGATCTCGAGTTCAGCCCCGACGGAAGACATTTGGCTGTCACCAGCGGCGAGGGAACGGTAAGAGTGTTTATCCTGTCGCTTGAAGAATTAATCGGCGTGGCGAAATCCCGACTAACTCGGTCCTTTACACTGGCAGAGTGCCAAAAATACCTGCATCGAGACTCCTGTCCGTAACAAGCATGGTTAGGCTGGTTTTACCCATCGACAGGAATAAATAAGAAAAATTACTGCAAACAACTGCGCTCCTTTTACAAAGGTAGCGTAGATTTATCGACTGCCGATACATTATGTGAAGCGCTGGACCCTGTTTGCAGAGATCCTGCTCTATCACTTCAAAAGATCCCGCGTTCCCGATGGGCAGATCCGGCGGTTTCGACCAGCTGATCAGATAAACGGTATCCCGTTCACCATTGATGGTATAGGTAATGTTCGTGCCGCATCGGCAGGCTATCCACCCAAGAAGGTGGCGAGTGGACGACAGTCGCACTCGAAAGGATGACAATGATGCAATCACCGAGTTTGAGGATGGAATACCATACACGTTGAAAGTCTACCTGGCAAAGCCTCTTAGGCTCGGTTTGGACGGAGGAGCGGAAATACATCCCCGATTCATTACTGTCCCGATTGGGCGATGCTTTCCCGCCTGCCATACAGGGCGCTGGCACGGATGATATCCTTTAGCATCCTGGTCCTTTGAGCCAGACTGACGGCGTGATTTTGATGGTAGCAAGCCATCAAGTTTGAATATCATTTACAGAAAATCCCCTGGTGCTTTGCGCCAGGGGAAACATGACGGGACCGTGGATGTTATAGATTGCTTTCAAGGGGTAAACGCAGCATTTATTAATTCATCGAATTTTATGGTTTTTGATAACGAGAGAATCAGGACTTTTTTCAGTTACATTTGCAGGAAAAAAAGGATATACATTAAGATGAATTATCGGATGAAAAGTAAAAAAAAAGAAAGGATTGTTATGACCGAATTTGTCCCGGCTGAAAACCAATCCGCAGAAAAGCCCCGCCGAAAGGGACCGCGTGGCGAGGTCAAGATTTTTGCAACTTGGTGTAAGGGTTGCAATATTTGTGTTGTGCTCTGCCCAACCCAGGTGTTGGCGATGCACCCCAGCGGAAACTATCCCATTGTGGTCGAGCCTGAAAACTGCACCGC
This portion of the Anaerolineales bacterium genome encodes:
- a CDS encoding alpha/beta hydrolase, with the translated sequence MKTTRTNKKRGFLFWLGRIFLALVALIVLFVSAALAAGANNKRDFAKNYPPIGQMVDVGGYRLHLYCTGDSQPGEPVVIVEAGSGSVGLMWALVQGEVAKSARICTYDRAGLGWSEPSPKPRTADVITDELHTLLENAGIEGPYILVGHSLGGIFVREYQYKYPDEVAGIILVDSGDGKLATYMDGTAYMQLMSQFIGASKTLSDTGLIKVVTGISALFPSEPGYQTLPAGVPEAIQAMMVKTTEAGALEVAALPVIWAESREHQTSLDDLPLTIIVHGYCNSCSKDPAELAKEETGWLEMQKYLASLSTNSELIIASPQTGHDVQVDEPGLVVEAIQNMIEAAR
- a CDS encoding PD40 domain-containing protein, which produces MLEVRLLGQFSVNLDGVPIQINSRPAQSLLAYLLIYAGRAVRREKLAGLFWPDASEENARNNLRQALWRVRKSLDANGNPDSPLLLVDDITVAVNASSEYRLDVIELETPIHEDTPLPRLIEIVSLYEGELLPGFYDDWAVLERERLGAIFDARMGALISRLVELQNWSETIEWSERWIALGGVPEPAYRGLMTAHAARGDLSNMAAAYRRCEEAMRNELGLAPSESTQSLYEELKAGGVANSNLMNHETIQIASPLTDESPAPGAPPYMGLQHYNEVDADNFFGRETLVNLIYSHIAEGHSFVAIVGASGSGKSSLVRAGLIPALNSQGFKKNLDSKHDWKIVLVSPTMHPLEALTMGLNQHLQTEIRSVDLKKKDAHNLRRHLSGMRQDGEKMPSQSSDGQGVSKLLIVIDQFEELFTLCADEPEQREFIDVLMSIADAELEEHVHVVITLRADFYSYCAQYPNLREALTRAQIYIGPMSAEEVRRVIEEPARHGGWDFEPGLVELILRDVIREPGMLPLLSHALLETWRRRQGRTLTLQGYVKSGGVRSAIARTAETVFNLQLSSEQQQIAKNILLRLTNLGEGVEGTRRRVMLAELLPAAREASAVQSVLKILVVARLITVDEDSVEVAHEALITEWPTLHNWLVEDREELRLHRCLTEAAQVWLESERDPSELYQGTRLSQAVEWGEKYASDLSVLEQEFLSASREQAEQLESERKAQQERELHAARELAKAQQERADTEKQLSESQTRALAQLRRRAIYLTAALFFALGMAGIALFLGERVRQIALTAQVNAERAEDERQIAFSRELAAASVSNLELDPELSILLALAAVSEARSAGLSVPREAEEALHRSVLASRLRMNLPGGYGVDFDPSGSLIVSSGPNSSAVIREFPSGQERLALQGHSGDLYGVGVGFSPDGKRIVISSADGTAKVWDVSTGNEVLFLQGHTASVNASIFNPNGTRIATTSSDGTVRVWDAKTGDELLKLMLSAPSGIAFDSMGKYLAIANDLESDGSVTIWDITSGENILILPGHPRGSLAVVYSMGGRHVITAGRDAKIRVWDLEDGKEITVLDETIPIYSLAISPNGRHIAAGGIDGIVKIWDLESSVLLFELTGHTDIVSSLTFSPDARYLASSSVDGSTRVWDVSAKGMTEWLTLSGHTEVVYSLDYSPDGRKIATSSWDETAVIWDAFTGNRLSALQDFAAEVGRITFNDDGSRIATADYSGVLKLWDADTGELVWSVIAHGAGDIDVMFSPDGNFIATGGADGVAKLWDGETGELTRLFTGHTDVIHRISFNSDGSLLATASWDDTARIWRAASGELLYTLSAGAGDVKNADFNPDGKLLVTAHEDGIARIWDVSMVGAVIPNEPYIVQTLVGHNSTVWDASFSPDGEQLATISFDGTVRFWDAGSADELLVWSGNNNGPDLEFSPDGRHLAVTSGEGTVRVFILSLEELIGVAKSRLTRSFTLAECQKYLHRDSCP
- a CDS encoding 4Fe-4S dicluster domain-containing protein, with amino-acid sequence MKSKKKERIVMTEFVPAENQSAEKPRRKGPRGEVKIFATWCKGCNICVVLCPTQVLAMHPSGNYPIVVEPENCTACHFCDTHCPDLAIVVKKMG